A single window of Nicotiana sylvestris chromosome 3, ASM39365v2, whole genome shotgun sequence DNA harbors:
- the LOC138887655 gene encoding uncharacterized protein yields the protein MAWRVQNHAMDLCLPEGENALLLNIDATKGNTMCTQIPRKISRDELIKILPDSWNTNYEKLRESEESLQSSEPTFTKRNYKTVCISFDHSHLKNPNKTIFSCQMIQPKDTIDTYPEPDGEFFLNIQSIMEEHDWCQNYDKEGKRAWWFKCPFTGHCPWDLYCKCQECLENPIREYDEHHQHHWERFSLNKTKPKSKKRGKPLKNNFEQNMRIKILQLAH from the coding sequence ATGGCGTGGCGAGTCCAAAATCATGCCATGGATCTTTGCCTTCCCGAAGGAGAAAATGCTTTACTCCTAAATATTGATGCTACTAAAGGAAACACCATGTGCACCCAAATACCCAGAAAAATTTCCAGAGATGAACTTATCAAAATTCTTCCTGATTCCTGGAACACAAATTATGAAAAGTTAAGAGAATCGGAGGAATCTCTACAATCTAGTGAACCAACGTTTACCAAAAGAAATTACAAAACTGTTTGCATAAGCTTTGACCATTCCCATCTCAAAAACCCCAATAAAACCATCTTCTCTTGCCAAATGATTCAACCCAAAGATACAATAGATACATACCCTGAACCTGATGGAGAATTCTTTTTGAATATACAAAGTATCATGGAAGAACATGACTGGTGTCAAAATTAtgacaaagaaggaaaaagagctTGGTGGTTCAAATGCCCCTTTACGGGACACTGCCCTTGGGATCTTTATTGCAAATGTCAAGAATGTTTAGAAAATCCAATTAGAGAATATGATGAACACCACCAGCATCATTGGGAAAGGTTCAGCCtcaacaaaaccaaaccaaaatccaaaaaaaggggAAAACCACTGAAAAACAATTTCGAGCAAAATATGAGAATAAAGATCCTTCAATTGGCTCATTAA